A single window of Granulicella sibirica DNA harbors:
- a CDS encoding sensor histidine kinase yields MTFITRTAAFSIPLKLWFKSLNTYPSQFGFKTVICGLAVFVLFHGWISASALGGRASLDQYVHSSWGPDKGYLGGTAFAIAQSGDGYLWFGTEHGLLRFDGYEFTLIVHLPSDNRPFGAVRGLVEDADGNLWIRLNGSRVLRYRDGTFDDAESAFELFDITFTAMSRDSSKNMLLWGLQRKTVRFRNGQFSQFLSPDKIDGIVVSMLETSPGELWLATRDSGLYKFGNGAYTQVIPHSALRSINALAPAEDGVWIGSDNGLHLWIHGRMVPLDLPEGLRKAQVLALARDHHRNLWVGTDKGLYRVDNQSKLVTGLYRDGGDNPISAIYEDAEGDIWFAGLGGVDRLREGMFTSISQRDTSLKEIGGPIFVDGLGRTWFAPISGGLFCLQDGTTKRVASPELDHDIIYSITGSDDDLWLGRQKGGLTELRRVGNDWLAHTYTQKDGLAQNSVYTVTRAHDGSVWAGTVSGGISVLRNGRFTTYDVNNGLKSNAVFSSLEAADKKLWFASPSGLVSLDDGRWTTYATPNAGTTVNARTLFEDSNHILWVGTSHGVGHFNHGRIEMPFDPPQLLNEEVLSIGEDVRGFLWIVTSAHVLQIDRAKLLSGSIKENDVLSYGLADGLTETEGVRRDRSLFSDSSGHIWLSLMHSLAVADVNADEGYRRPVRVRIDSVSIDNASPIHEQYLNLPSGIHALTFRFSGISLSMPQRTRFRYRLDGLDHTWSSDASFRQVAYGHLSHGSYTFRIMGSNALGAWNGPETDVSFTIRPAFWQTWYFQVLLGMAIVAAAIALYRFRLLQLKQQLNRRFEDRLVERTRIAQDLHDTLLQDVISASMQLDVAQDDVPDHSAAKPQLRRVLQLMRQATVDGRAALRGLRTVDSLASLDEIFLKLVDEFSHTSISKCEVKSRGNPHELKPVVRDEVCRIGREAYINAVSHAKAKQISIVIDYGLRTFRFMVTDDGSGIDPEILERGREGHWGLSGMKERAKAIGCALKIRSRTPGGTEVELSIPAAIAYSPQNARQTYWLRRYLNRYSRPKGEK; encoded by the coding sequence ATGACTTTCATCACTCGCACAGCAGCCTTCAGCATCCCATTGAAATTGTGGTTCAAAAGTTTGAATACCTACCCTAGTCAATTCGGATTCAAGACCGTCATATGCGGCCTCGCAGTTTTTGTGCTCTTTCACGGCTGGATATCCGCATCTGCGCTTGGCGGCCGGGCGTCGCTCGATCAATACGTACATTCTTCCTGGGGACCGGATAAGGGATATTTAGGTGGTACTGCTTTCGCCATCGCTCAATCCGGGGACGGCTACCTCTGGTTCGGCACTGAGCATGGATTGCTCCGGTTCGACGGCTACGAATTCACCCTTATTGTTCATTTACCTTCGGACAATAGACCATTCGGCGCAGTTCGTGGATTGGTAGAAGATGCCGACGGCAATCTATGGATCCGTCTGAATGGATCACGTGTCTTGAGATATCGTGACGGGACATTTGACGATGCGGAGTCCGCGTTTGAACTCTTCGACATAACTTTCACCGCCATGTCGCGAGATTCTAGCAAGAATATGCTTTTGTGGGGCCTGCAACGGAAGACCGTCCGTTTTCGGAACGGTCAATTCAGTCAGTTCTTATCACCTGACAAGATTGACGGCATAGTCGTGTCGATGCTCGAAACTTCGCCCGGGGAGCTATGGCTTGCTACGCGAGACTCAGGTCTATACAAATTCGGCAATGGTGCCTACACGCAAGTGATTCCTCACTCAGCGCTTCGGAGCATAAATGCTCTTGCGCCTGCCGAGGATGGTGTTTGGATCGGCTCCGATAATGGCCTACACCTCTGGATCCACGGGCGAATGGTCCCCCTCGACCTGCCGGAGGGGTTGCGGAAGGCACAGGTTTTGGCTCTGGCGCGAGACCACCATCGAAATCTTTGGGTGGGTACTGATAAAGGTCTTTACCGGGTCGACAACCAGAGCAAGCTCGTCACGGGACTATATCGCGACGGTGGCGACAATCCAATTTCCGCAATCTACGAGGATGCAGAGGGAGACATTTGGTTTGCCGGGCTGGGTGGCGTTGATCGTCTGCGGGAAGGCATGTTCACCTCAATCTCGCAACGAGATACCTCACTGAAGGAGATTGGTGGGCCTATTTTTGTAGACGGACTAGGGCGTACCTGGTTCGCACCCATCTCTGGCGGTCTTTTTTGCCTCCAAGACGGTACGACGAAACGTGTGGCCTCGCCGGAACTAGACCATGACATCATCTACTCAATCACTGGTAGCGACGATGACCTCTGGCTCGGCCGCCAAAAAGGTGGACTTACTGAGCTTAGACGAGTCGGTAATGACTGGTTAGCTCACACATATACACAAAAAGACGGATTAGCTCAGAACAGCGTGTACACCGTAACTCGCGCACACGACGGCAGTGTGTGGGCAGGGACAGTGAGTGGAGGCATCAGTGTTTTACGAAACGGGCGGTTTACGACCTATGACGTCAACAATGGACTAAAGTCCAACGCAGTATTCTCGTCGTTGGAAGCTGCGGACAAGAAGTTGTGGTTCGCGTCCCCCAGTGGCCTGGTGTCCCTCGATGATGGCCGGTGGACGACATACGCCACACCTAATGCCGGAACCACCGTGAATGCTAGAACCCTATTTGAAGACTCGAACCACATCCTCTGGGTGGGCACATCCCATGGTGTCGGCCATTTCAACCATGGGCGAATTGAAATGCCTTTCGATCCTCCACAGCTGCTCAATGAGGAGGTACTTAGTATCGGCGAAGATGTTCGAGGTTTTCTCTGGATCGTCACCTCAGCCCATGTGCTGCAAATCGACCGAGCAAAGTTGCTATCCGGAAGCATCAAAGAAAATGACGTCCTGAGTTATGGACTGGCGGACGGACTGACAGAAACGGAAGGAGTAAGGCGCGACCGCTCGCTCTTTTCGGATTCGTCTGGACACATCTGGCTTTCCCTGATGCACTCACTGGCGGTTGCGGATGTGAACGCCGACGAGGGGTATCGACGGCCGGTTCGTGTGCGAATCGATTCGGTCTCGATCGACAACGCATCCCCCATTCATGAACAATATTTGAATTTACCGTCTGGAATTCACGCGCTCACTTTTCGATTTTCCGGCATTTCTCTTTCTATGCCTCAACGCACTCGCTTTCGATATCGGTTGGACGGACTCGATCATACGTGGAGCAGTGATGCTTCGTTTCGGCAGGTCGCTTATGGTCACCTGTCTCATGGTAGCTATACATTTCGCATCATGGGCTCCAATGCTCTCGGAGCGTGGAACGGTCCAGAGACTGATGTTAGCTTCACGATACGTCCTGCGTTTTGGCAGACTTGGTATTTCCAAGTTCTGTTAGGTATGGCAATCGTGGCTGCCGCGATAGCCCTATATCGCTTCCGATTGTTGCAGTTAAAGCAACAACTCAATAGACGTTTCGAAGATCGGCTCGTCGAGCGCACTCGAATCGCCCAAGATCTACACGACACACTTTTACAGGACGTTATAAGCGCATCCATGCAACTCGATGTTGCGCAGGATGATGTCCCGGATCATTCAGCGGCTAAACCTCAACTTCGCCGCGTGCTGCAGCTGATGCGTCAAGCGACAGTAGACGGTAGAGCAGCATTGCGAGGGCTCCGCACTGTCGACAGTCTTGCAAGCTTAGACGAGATATTCCTAAAGCTGGTGGATGAGTTCTCTCACACTTCGATTTCGAAGTGTGAAGTGAAATCTCGAGGAAACCCGCACGAGTTAAAGCCTGTAGTCCGCGATGAGGTGTGCCGCATAGGGCGGGAGGCCTATATCAATGCAGTGTCACACGCTAAGGCAAAACAGATTTCAATCGTCATCGATTACGGATTACGGACATTTCGTTTCATGGTGACGGATGACGGTAGCGGGATTGATCCAGAAATACTTGAGCGTGGTCGCGAGGGTCACTGGGGACTATCCGGTATGAAAGAGCGCGCTAAAGCGATCGGCTGCGCTCTAAAGATTCGGAGCCGCACTCCAGGTGGGACCGAAGTGGAGCTTAGCATTCCGGCGGCAATCGCATACTCTCCACAGAACGCGAGGCAAACGTATTGGCTGAGGCGATACCTAAATCGATATTCTAGGCCGAAAGGCGAAAAGTAG
- a CDS encoding response regulator transcription factor produces MLAEDLSAAIEHSGIQARWFRSTKEYLDCRRPEVPSCLLISRQPSDKSGPDLQTILAPAVSPPIIVLSDQRDIPACVRAIKEGAHDFLTLPVVTPRLLEAIEGACKKDASALVLRERSRDLRNRWRSLTSREAEVMRYAVGGFLNKQTAAELRIAENTVQVHRGRVMRKMHAESFAALVRMSLQLLECGEKMLINTASGQECQLPAMQSSRLGRNDLSMARDAYAC; encoded by the coding sequence ATACTCGCTGAAGACCTCAGTGCGGCTATCGAACACAGCGGTATCCAGGCGAGGTGGTTTCGTTCGACAAAGGAATATTTGGATTGCAGGCGCCCCGAAGTGCCTAGTTGTTTGCTTATTAGTCGACAACCCTCAGATAAGTCTGGACCTGATCTACAGACGATCCTCGCACCGGCAGTCTCGCCACCGATCATCGTTCTTTCAGACCAGCGAGATATTCCAGCGTGTGTCCGCGCAATCAAGGAAGGCGCGCATGATTTTCTCACGCTGCCCGTCGTGACGCCTCGCCTACTCGAAGCCATAGAGGGTGCATGCAAGAAAGATGCATCTGCTCTTGTCCTTCGCGAGCGAAGCCGAGATTTGAGAAACCGGTGGCGATCCCTCACTTCTAGAGAAGCTGAGGTAATGCGTTATGCAGTCGGAGGGTTCCTGAATAAGCAGACGGCTGCAGAACTTCGGATTGCCGAGAATACCGTCCAGGTTCATCGCGGACGAGTCATGCGAAAGATGCACGCAGAATCCTTCGCGGCGTTGGTTCGGATGTCCCTTCAACTCCTCGAATGCGGGGAGAAAATGTTGATAAACACTGCTTCCGGACAAGAGTGTCAGTTGCCGGCGATGCAATCTTCAAGACTCGGGCGGAATGACTTGTCCATGGCGAGAGATGCTTATGCGTGCTAG
- a CDS encoding SpoIIE family protein phosphatase, whose product MPESTAPLNAHLEVVFPDRPTQVVPISDLPFFIGRGKENGNTLSLDDMRVSRNCMVIREDAAGLLLEDRGQRDGIFVNGEPVRAWLLSDGDRIRPGTDDGYQLVFHLSPEATAHEEAETKLRSILGSMGSGTVGELDGLKLLLELTSLVHSQLPLESVLASMLDNAILITHADRGMLLEPDAAGVLQVKIARGRDRESLRPESVHPSRSVLGSAIELQTAVVNEDLNLAEMNLQSAQSVVLQLLRSSVVIPLYCMPRQKAERSGETPLKQLLGAVYLDSRRTATFSALDRRILDALGAQAGSILDNARLIERERERQRLEQELSLARVIQQALVPQGLQDHPPYSISGLYRPCDEVGGDYYDVFPTPDGRLALLMADVAGKGLGAALVTTMLQGALSGMTLGIDPVKVFNHLNQFLCDRASVGRCATMFLGLVDKAGGLEFVSAGHPSPLLMRRGVVSELYSTGSLPIGLFREESYVSMRMQLEPGDTILLYTDGVTEAEDKERNLFQDARLKEVFRQQEELPLKDVQDGVLQAVEIFTEGASQSDDVTLLLVRYRGSGDGQ is encoded by the coding sequence ATGCCTGAATCGACTGCTCCGTTGAACGCTCATCTCGAGGTCGTCTTCCCCGACCGCCCCACGCAGGTGGTTCCCATTTCGGACCTACCGTTCTTTATCGGACGAGGAAAGGAGAATGGGAATACGCTGTCGCTCGACGACATGCGCGTCTCGCGCAACTGCATGGTGATCCGCGAGGACGCGGCAGGGCTGCTGCTGGAGGATCGCGGTCAGCGCGACGGGATCTTCGTGAACGGCGAGCCGGTGCGGGCATGGCTGCTCTCGGACGGAGACCGGATACGGCCTGGCACGGATGACGGATACCAGCTTGTCTTCCACCTTTCGCCCGAGGCTACCGCGCATGAGGAAGCCGAGACGAAGCTGCGGAGCATCCTCGGCTCGATGGGAAGCGGAACGGTTGGAGAGCTCGATGGGCTGAAGCTTCTGCTCGAGTTGACGTCCCTGGTGCATTCACAGCTTCCGCTGGAGTCGGTGCTGGCCTCGATGCTGGATAACGCGATTCTGATCACGCACGCGGATCGTGGCATGTTGCTGGAGCCAGACGCAGCCGGAGTGCTGCAGGTGAAGATCGCGCGAGGGAGAGATCGCGAGAGCCTGAGGCCGGAATCGGTGCATCCGAGCCGGTCCGTGCTGGGCAGTGCCATCGAGCTGCAAACGGCGGTGGTGAACGAGGATCTCAATCTGGCGGAGATGAACCTGCAGAGCGCACAGAGCGTGGTGCTGCAGCTGCTGCGCTCGTCGGTGGTGATTCCGCTGTACTGCATGCCGCGGCAGAAGGCGGAACGCTCCGGGGAGACTCCGCTCAAGCAACTGCTTGGCGCGGTTTATCTGGATTCGCGGCGGACGGCCACGTTCTCCGCGCTGGATCGGCGCATTCTGGATGCCCTGGGCGCGCAGGCTGGCAGCATTCTGGACAATGCCCGGCTGATCGAGCGGGAACGGGAGCGGCAACGGCTTGAGCAGGAGTTGAGCCTTGCACGGGTGATTCAACAGGCACTCGTTCCGCAGGGATTGCAGGACCATCCACCTTACTCGATCAGCGGACTCTACCGGCCGTGTGACGAGGTCGGGGGAGACTACTACGACGTCTTTCCTACGCCGGACGGACGGCTCGCGCTGCTGATGGCTGATGTCGCGGGGAAGGGGCTCGGAGCCGCATTGGTGACGACCATGCTCCAGGGGGCGCTCTCGGGGATGACGCTTGGCATCGACCCGGTGAAGGTCTTCAATCATCTGAACCAGTTCTTGTGCGACCGGGCGTCGGTGGGACGTTGCGCCACCATGTTCCTGGGACTGGTGGACAAGGCCGGGGGGCTGGAGTTTGTAAGTGCCGGCCATCCCTCTCCGCTGCTGATGCGGCGAGGCGTTGTGAGCGAACTGTACTCGACCGGATCGCTTCCGATTGGGCTTTTCCGCGAGGAGTCTTACGTTTCGATGCGGATGCAACTCGAGCCCGGAGATACGATCCTGCTGTACACGGACGGAGTGACCGAGGCGGAGGATAAGGAACGAAACCTGTTCCAGGACGCGCGTTTGAAAGAGGTCTTCCGTCAGCAGGAGGAACTGCCGTTGAAAGATGTTCAGGATGGGGTTCTGCAAGCGGTGGAGATCTTTACCGAAGGTGCAAGTCAATCGGATGATGTGACGCTTCTGCTGGTTCGCTATCGCGGTTCAGGAGATGGGCAATAA
- a CDS encoding response regulator gives MTVQPAAIRVLCVDDHPAMREGVAAYIRAAGDMQMVAEAVTGQEAIEQYRVYQPDVTLMDLRLPDISGLDALLAIRREFSEARIIMLTTFDGDADIRRCLESGAQAYLLKTMPRAEILETIRKVHQGKRYVPPEVAAQLAQHLGQAPLSRREIEVVQKIAEGNRNIDIATSLFISEETVKGHIKHIMEKLEASDRTEAVAIAVRRGIIRL, from the coding sequence ATGACAGTTCAACCAGCCGCAATCCGAGTGTTGTGCGTTGATGATCACCCGGCCATGCGAGAAGGTGTTGCGGCCTATATCCGCGCTGCCGGAGATATGCAAATGGTTGCGGAAGCCGTGACTGGACAAGAAGCAATCGAGCAATATCGTGTCTATCAGCCAGATGTAACGCTGATGGACCTGCGACTTCCAGATATCAGCGGTCTAGATGCATTGCTGGCGATACGAAGAGAGTTCAGCGAAGCACGAATCATCATGCTGACGACCTTCGATGGCGATGCGGACATTCGACGTTGTCTTGAATCCGGAGCGCAGGCGTACCTCCTGAAGACTATGCCCCGTGCAGAGATACTGGAGACCATCCGGAAGGTTCATCAAGGAAAACGTTATGTGCCACCTGAGGTTGCTGCTCAACTGGCGCAGCATTTGGGGCAGGCTCCTCTGAGCCGGCGAGAGATCGAGGTGGTTCAAAAGATCGCCGAAGGCAATCGCAATATAGATATCGCGACTAGTCTTTTCATTAGCGAAGAGACGGTAAAAGGACACATCAAGCACATCATGGAAAAGCTGGAGGCCAGCGATCGGACGGAAGCTGTGGCAATCGCCGTCCGGCGGGGGATCATCAGGCTCTAG